The DNA sequence GCAGTTGTGGTGGAAGTGGTTAAGGCGTTCTCTTTATTTCCTATTACATTGTCAATGTCTGTAAATACCGCAAGATGTAAAGCGGATGGCGGTGGCAGCAATTGGCAGTTTTTCTGTCATTAGCTAGAAATAATATGAACTATTTACATTCAAGATCATATTATGCatttcataataataatgataataatgagagcttatatagcgcgaaccacgcgtgaactgtgctctccgcgctttacatattaactactagatgattacccgcttcgccgggaaaaagtagagccgaataccaggctgcgcctgggacccggctttgccgggtgcacgaaggaaaggagataaacgcgcaaaacactggagaccttctaaaaatagtaacgtgcagtgaccttctaaaaatagtaacgtagtaacgggaatatggattgacgccacacggaggaagggagataatcgcggctgaaaacactggagaagataaggaagagttactggtagtggatcccgacaacaaaacacacacacacaaaaaatcggttcagcgcgcacagcgctgcgcgctgagagcacgtgttgaaatatctcatcgatgaggttgtgtccggggtgtagctgaatacggtgtccaaatttgaaaaagatccaccgagaactttggccgtgcatcgcgaacagacagacagactgacagacagacagacagacactagtcgtatctatatatatatatacgacttgtgtttgtctgtctgtctgtctgtctgtctgtctgtctgtctgtctgtctgtctgtctgtctatctgtctgtctgtctgtctgtgcgcgatgcgcggccaaagttctcgatggatctgcttcaaatttggtgggcttattcagagagaccccggacacaacctcatcgatgagatatttcaacacgtgctctcagcgcgcagcgctgaaccgattttggttccacctcagctacccgggcccccataccgacacaccaaagccgctagaccacatcacaacgccaaagttctcggtggatctttttcaaatttggacaccgtattcagctacaccccggacacaatataatcgatgagatatttcaacacgtgctctcagcgcgcagcgctgaaccgattttggtttttctgttcatttcaccattcccagtaactcttccttatcttctccagtgttttgcgtttatctcccttccttcgtgtggcttcaatccatattcccgtttctacgttactatttttagaatgtcactgcgctgtccagaacgcttcccttgcacccgtaagttgttcttactgtcaaagtgaaaaggtcgaatcaatttatagccacgcgaaaaatacactgtcacctatctctatatatttatagatatacatatacatatatatatatatatacggcttctctgtgtgtgtgtgtgtgtgtgtttgtgtgtgtgtgggcaacacctgtggattctagagttctgtttgtgatggggtctagcggcttttgtcagtctgtatgttctggcatttgagaagccacaacagatattATGACCAAACTTCagcttcagacagacagatgttcTTGCATCCACTCCATGCATGCAGCAACAACCCAATGAAATTGACTTAAGAGTGATGACAGCTTCGACGGGATTTTAATCCAGTAGCTATAAAGCAAGATTGGCAAAATAAGGGCACAAAGGCGGCAGTAGGCATGGCTTTTAAAATCCCTATCCCCCCTAAGCTGAAGAAGCCTAATCCGTAATAGGACCGGAGGTAGTTTCGTATTCTACGAACTGTTTGATTCTTTTACCCCCTACGCACCCTCTTTTTCACGAAGACTTCCGGCTCTTTGGCAGCGGGCCCCGCGTGCATACGGCCGCTGAAGGAAATGTACCCTTTCAGATTCTAGTCGTATGCCAGCATGCGATCTGATCCTAGTTACCATTCGTAGATGGAGAAAAGGTCAACAACTAGGGGACCCAGTATCCGTTCATACCTCCGCTTACATCGGCGTTCGGGCATTCCAGAATCCTGGGTATTTGGTGCGCTTTGCGCAACCACACCTTTGTATTTAGGTGTCTACATTGAATTTCTTGGCTAAAGCCTATGTTACATTTTATGTAAGCCACAGTTACTTGTATTAGCCATGTCTACTTATGCCATCAAACTGGCTATTCCATATTTTCTCAAAAGTTTGGTAAGAGCCAGTTTCCGCCACCCCTGTGCCCTAATGTAACTCTAGTACGCTGTCTACAACTTTTACTTTATCTCAAAACAACAATGTCAGGTTTATACAATTTTGGAACATTTCGCTTCGAAATTCTAAAATCAATGAATTTTGCAAATGTGTCGACAGCTTACTAAAGGTTAAGGAACAATGCATATGTTATTATGTAAAAGAAGCTCTTAACGTTCAGAGTAGATGATTGTAGTTGGACCCCTTCCCCATCGTTGGAATTATGTCCAGGTCTGCCTCGGCGAGATCCGCGCTACCTTGTGCCTGAAAGTCCACTTTCTCCAACAGAGCGCGGGCACGTCCCCTTCTGCCCCCAGAACCAATTAGCCCCTTGCACGGCATTTATGATGCTTGCGCGCAGCTCCATAATTTGTCAAAGTAAGACCATTAGTTCTTGGGATCACGACAGAGTATATCAAGACAGTTGAAATGTACCACATTCTCGAGGTTGTGACCAGATCACGAACAGCCAGGTGGCACTGCCAATCGCTCCAAAATGTAGCACAATGTCCGTAAAATGTGTATTTTGCTGTGTCATAGTAGTGGAAACACGTTACAGCTGTGCAGGCCTGGACTGACAACGAGTGGGGGATGCAGAGGTGCTTCCTGATGGTGTGAAGGTGCGTCTTTATCCAGAACATACAGCTTGACCCATGAACGAGAATACCTGAAACTAAGAGTTGATTATTAGAAAACCTCTCTAACAAGAGATTCCAGCCGCATACTGGTTTGTGTCTGCCTGTTTTAATCAGTTCTTTTAACCAATGAGGTTAATATTGATGACGGTCTTATTTGTCCCAACCGGGACCCATAtacgtttgtttggttgtgtgtgggcGCAAGCATTCTCTTAATTGCATTTTAGATGTTTATACTTGGTCTGATTTGCGATTTGTTGTTGTCATAATTATGTTGTCTGGTTGCTAAAGGGCAGATGAACTatacttttccatccattgctTGTTTGTGGACAATACATTGTCTTATGACTGACGAACGACCAAAGACAAACACCTCCCTTTTTTATGGTTGTATCGGGACTGCAACGCTGGCTGTCCTGTTCCTGGGTAGGTTGGATGAAAACTCCATCAAATGGACTGGTTGCCTTTTTGCGATACGGCCTGAAACTGATATCTGGTCAGACATGAGCCATCAACATGAATGACGAGTAAATTGTGAATGTTGCTGGGAGATAGacttctccacacacacacacagaaaatgtGCTGAGATTAATCTATTTTTGGGTCCCctcataaagggggggggggagggcacgGCCTGAAGTGCATCTGTGTCGAGGTGTCCTTGGACTTCCAACTGCTTGCATCTGTGGAGATATTAAACTGACATATACCGGGGGGGACATGGTCTGCAGTGCGTCTGTGTCGAGGTGTCCTTGGACTTCAAACTGCTTGTATCTGTGAAGATAATATTGAATGTTAAACTGACATATACCGCTGTTCTCCCGGCATCTTTGGCGGACATTGCAACGTTGCTAAATCTGGTGGGATGCCTGCCTTCGGGATGGAATAATACAAATTAAATACAAGCAtaaactccttcccccaactgGAGTTGATATTAGAACCTTGTTTGTCGGGTAAATAATGAGTGCCACCCTGGCAGCCACGGGAATCAGGAACTGGCAACCAGCTTAGCCGCTTCTTGCGATGTTCCAAACATAATAACAAATATCGCGGATATTTTGCGAGGGCTGCAAAATAAAAAGCCATTTAATCGAACTGGGTCATTTAATAAACAtattgaggcagactgggcctttaaagcTACCCGCAAACCGGTTTTCCTTCTGTCGCATGATTACCTCTGTTTGTGACGTCGAGTGCCTGTCGTGTACGTCACAGAACGTACTGTCAACGTTTTTATATCGAGGGCTAGATGTGGCGCGAAATGAAATGTCAAAATTGCGCCCTAAGTTGCATCCTAAATCACCTCTCACCGCCTGTTAATATATTCACTGAAAATACCTTCACTGTGCAAAGTTCCGGTGTTGCGGAAAAACGAGGTTTAATCACCTTATCCCTTTGTAACTAATGATCTGCCCCGAGTTACGAATCGCCTCGCGCTGCAGTATGTAGATCTACAATTTGGCCAACTTCTTCACCTCTTTTGATCATTTCAtataagttaaaaaaaaaacatacgcGGTGGCTAAGAATGCCGTAACGGACCTTTCTGATGATAGATTTACATTTAATCCTGGCTTCTTTTCATCTTTTGATCAGTTCAATCTAAGAATGTTAAATCGGGCCTTGTTAGCAGCAGCACCCACATGTCTATTGACTGTGAATTGTGCATGATGCCCGATTCTTCAAATTCATTCCAATGATAAAATATTAGCATCGGAATGCAAACAGAACCATCATAATATCACACGATACCACCAATGATACTTCTGATCACGGATTGCTCAGGATATATATACAGCGATATACATCGATACACTAATAaaacagtgttctagatggtcgaacggGTAGCAAAGACCAGCCCGCGACTTTTGTAATGTTCGAAAAAGTACGTTGCCCCGCAGATcctggcaaacgcgtgacgtaaaattTTGATGACGTTCCCGTACATCTAGATCTGTTAAATTACTAACATAATGCTGATGAAAAACAACTTTCCGCACACACCAGTTATGAAGTTGATAACCTTGCAACACGCAAGGGACTTTCTTGGCAACGTACCATACCATAAAGAAAATAGCATTCGTGACAATTCTGTTTTTCAGTGAAGGTGGCGTACCAGTAGAAGTACGCTGACTGAGAAGCATGCTGTGTGTACTTTCAACTACATTTTTCATACACCTGAAACTATTGTTAAAATAATAGGCTGACAACACGCTATTAACATAAATACCACCGTACAATACCGTCAAGTGAGTCGATGTTGACCAAAAATATCACACGAAGGCGATATAATTTTCGTCCGCGAAAAACACGTCTTCTCGCGCTGCGTTCAAGAcagaaaaggaagtagggaggtTTAACTCCCTTGAATTATCGTAGGTTTGACTTTCTACAGAAAAGCGACCAAATTATCTTTTCCGATTGTCTTACGGAGGTCTCAGCTGAACCAGGTCATAACCAAATTTATGTAAAGACTTAAATtgttttatagggctaagaaataagctctaaaattctcaatcccgtttgacaggacttcgcctgcaaaggtgattgtggtgaaccgccacgctgtcggtctctgtctcgcgattgccgggtattcctctagtatatatatagatgagtaaaaaccatactatttaaacatcatatacattctaacaaaaataacgtaacaataaacttacagcaACACATTCTCCCCTTATGGAAAATACCATGCAATAGATGCACAACTCACAATTATAAATCATATACAGTGAAAAATATCAACTTATAGCAAACCTCTTCCCATATCCTGAAAACGACAGTCATTTACTGATGAGGCTAAATCGGTTATTGCGTTAAATATATAGGCACGACATATGAATTTATATATATTTAGATGAGAGATGGGTCAGGCTGTCTGAGGCATTCCCAACGAGTAAAACCAGAATCCAGGCTAATATCAAGAATGGTCTCGGTCACGTCAGCATTCCTATTTGACAGGCACAAGATCAGATTTTACACATGTGCGTCAGTGTGGTGTCTGATACATTTCATGTTTGCAGGCTACTGCATGTCGGGAAAAGCCGCGTTCATGAGTTGCTTTTGTTTGTTAGCCTTTCATAACATTTAAGTGACTGTTGGTAACATTTCCATTGACAGTTTTGATATTCCAGCACTAGGCCAGCCCAGTACGTTTGCACTAAGCCCTTCGACTGTGGTCACCTCAACGTCTCAAACACAGACTACAGGTGAGGCTtttttgttgtcatgttcgttgttgCTACTGGCATGTTAAATGGTTTGGCCCAAGTCGATGCGTCATTTATTTTGGATTTGTTGGTATTGAAAAGTGCAATCGTGTGAATGTTTGCTATGCCATAATTTGTTTTCCTGTTGTAGAATTATCTTTCCAATGTTGTGGACACACGCATGAATGCTTCACATGcatggtgtggtgtggtggtggtggtggtggtgtgtatgtgtgtgtgtgtgtgtgtgtgtgtgtgtgtgtgtgtgtgtgtgtgtgtgtgtgtgtgtgtgcgaaggTTTTAATGGCTGATCTTGAAATTTACAACGACCGTTTTAATGTAGCAGCATCAGACCTGCCTACAACAACACTTGCACCAAGCTCTACGACTGAGATCACCACGACTATTCCCACACAGACCAAAGGTAAAACAATATACTGTTGTCAGATTGGCTaactgttttaatttttttcactCTGCTGTTCATACAACGCCATGGGTATATAGAAATGTCTCATGCATATTAAATATTTGAGTGTGTTCCTCGCAACCACAATTCTTCCTATTTTCTTCTCAGTGTCTACAACCCATCAAACAAGTAACGAGTGCCCAAACAACATTTCACACAGCCAGCTTCTGCGTTACTTCGGCAACAGTTGCTACAGTTTCCACATCTCAAACAAACGAGAGTTTGTCGAGGCAGAACGAGAATGTGAAGCGAACGGCGGCCATCTTGTTAGCATCAGTGACATTGCCACTCAGAGCTTTGTGTACAACACTTTGAGGGATGAGCTCCGCTACAGTGGTGTTGTGTGGATTGGTCTGTCCGACAGGGCTGTCGAAGGTCATTTCCAATGGATAGATGGTAAGTTTTAGCCAAATCTCGGCCGTTGAAAATCATGTGagcaaagaaaataaaaatggCAGTCCTGAGTAATGTTACTGAAAATGAAATTGAGATTAAACGTCCTCATTGGCAGCAGTGGCCAATTACTATTAGGGGCACTTCTTAATCGTATccttcaaaatgtttttttgtgtgtgtgcgcctggaATAAACGGTCAAATTTGACTTCTTCGGCGTCACCTACACAAACAACATTTGTTTCAGGCAGCCCAGTTCGCTATGTCCACTGGGCCTCCGGCCACCCTTCTCCCTTGGGAGGGGCAGAGGACTGCGTTGGCATGAACGCCAACCGACAAGGTCAGTTTTCTACCGTACAGTTTGTGTTAATGGTATCGTGCATTGCCTAAAAAAGAGCGTTTCTTTCGGCCAGTGAAATGCCTAAAATAGCTGGTTTTCTCACGTGTTGTATTGCAGAACACGCAACTATGCGTTTCCTTGTTACTGAGAATTATTTCCGTCGATATATTGATTGATATGCTCGAGTCATAATGGCAAGCTTGAGATGATGGCGTGAATACTTGAGACGGAGTCATAACTTTAAAGCAAAATTGCTTCAGATGGAGCCAAAACTGTTCGAGAATCAGACCAGCCCCTTTTGCTCAAATCTAAGGCATATTGGCTTTACTGTGCCTACCGTCCTGCAAGTCACAGGTTGTTTTCGTCCTTGTTGGTGTCCTTGTTCTTTTCGATCTTTCAGATCGTGTATTCtcaataaatgtgtgtgtgtttaccacTTGCAGGTCTGTGGGAGGACCGCCAGTGCCAAGCTTTTGGACAGACCCCCGCTAATAACGCGTTCGTGTGTGAATACCGTAAGTCAAGTTAAAGGAATAATACCTACGAAAAAAGGCCCTCAGATCGCTTCCAAATGTTGACCATAATAAGATTACGAATAATGCTACCGCGAAGGAGCTCTGCCTTCACTTTGCCAAAGGATGTGTTTTAAAAGCTTAATTAAATCTCGTAGAATGGGCAAAGAAAGAACACTCTTTGTGATGCTCAGTTTGGATTATATCCACTGatcgagttacttcccttgtttatGTACGTGATGAAAGTTACTAGGGGGCCGCGTCATAGACGGCTCTCCCGTCTTTCCGCCAGGCGACGCTATTAAacggatttttttgttttgaataccCAATATTGGCAGCGCCCCCTGAAGCGCAGTCACTCACTTTGACGTAAATAATTACCCTACTTGTGGTGCATTTGTGAGGAAACCGTGACGTGTGCGTCTAGATTAAGGTACAGTGGTTTACCCAGATTGTTCAGAATCGTCAGTTTTGCCAGACACTCCACCCAAAACGGTCAAATCCATAGTATCCCGTTAAGTGTGTAGAGCTTATAAACACCACCACAACCGTGTACACCATCTTGGCAACGTATCTTTCCCTGCTTTTGAATTGAATAAAGCATCATTTTCCTTGGACGCTCACCAAAAatcaaaccgcaacacggtgtcctagtggtaaggcgtccgcccagtgagcgggaggtcgtgggttcgaaccccggccggggcatacctgagactttaaaattggcaatctagtggctgctccgcctggcgtctggcattatggggttagtgctaggactggttggtccggtgtcagaataatgtgactgggtgagacatgaagcctgtgctgcgacttctgtcttgtgtgtggcgcacgttaaatgtcaaagcagcaccgccctgatatggcccttcgtggtcggctgggcgttaagcaaacaaacaaacaaacaaacaaacaaaccaaaactccACAGCCTGGCTGCCTTCTGTTGACTGTGGGATTTTACTGCTGAAATAATATTGTAGCAGGCACTTCTGTCAGTCTTATTCACCACAAAAAGTTTTGTGTGGGAAGCAGCGaagctgttgatttttattGTGTTTCTAAGTGGAAGGATGATCTCATCTCTGGACTGATATTTGATGGTTCATATTATCATATAATCGGTAACAAGGAAAGgacctttttttctcatttttgcgGCCAAGCATACATCAGTGCAAGTTGAGACAACACAGTAAAGTCACGGTAAATGCAATGTCCTCAAAATCTCGAAAACATAAAAGAAAGTCAGAAATAGAGGTTAATATTCAACCAACGAgacgaaaagaaaagaacaattcAGGTCCGAAAGATGATTGTCGTCAATGAATGGGATATGTGCTGGGTTTTATCCcaggcttgtgtgtgtgtgtgtgtgtgtgtgtgtgtgtgtgtgtgtgtgtgtgtgtgtgtgtgtgtgtgtgtgtgtgtgtgtgtgtgtgtgtgtgtgtgtgtgtatgtttgtgtgcgcgcgcgcgtttgtgtgtgtgtgtgtgtttgtgcgtgtgtgtgtgtgtgtgtgtgtgtgtgtgtgtgtgtgtgtgtgtgtgtgtgtgtgtgtgtgtgtgtgtgtgtgtgtgtgtgtgtgtcgcacgAGTTGGCGGGTTACTTGCGTGTTTGGACCGTGTCCTTTTCAGCGCATCTACGTGTAGCAGCTAACGGCCTGATCCATCTGTAAGTCAGTGTGCCTCTTTTCTCCCTTTTCAGCTGCAGTCCAGCCTGCGCATTGAACAGTAACAGCACCGATGGAGACGACTGTATGGCCCGCGAGTGAAATTCTTTTCACTATCCTCCTCATCATCTGACATCTTTGGAAATAAGGGGTTAACACCTCAACGCCCAGTGGCAGTGAAGATGCACTTACAGCCACACTTTAACTTATACAAATGCAGTACATTTATTTCTCAGCAGTCTTGTTCACGACAGAGTCATTCATTATAAAAAGATACACAAATTTAAACAAATgtatatgtatcgattggacattggatttcccttctttgagtcgtgtgacgtcagaggccgacaaaactttataatttggctttttaggttgaccgaaacttcaaaggaactaaaaaaaacaaaacgtcatgtgtttgattgcatgtgtgtgtgctgtttaatgtcaaaacaacaacaaagtcagtacatgacgtgtgttttgtagttcctttgaagtttcggtcaacctgaaacgcccaaatatgaagcttatgtgtttgattgcatgtggattgcatgcatgtgtttgtgtgctcgttcaatcgtcaaaacaacaacaaagtcatagtacctgaaaagaattcgatcgatacataaatgttatttgcgtgtttgaccaaaatatgacattttacacagatctcgacagtcattgttcacctcgaccgctagcgcggtctcggagaacaatgactgtctcgatctgtgtaaaatgtcatattttggtcaaacacgcaaataacgtataatgtttTAAAACGTAAGGTCGCTGTTAATTGCCTGGTTTATTAAGTGTTGGAAAAGATTTGAACTCTAACTTTATCTTCTGTCTTTCTTAAACACTCTCTTTAGTTGTAAGCTTATTATTAGTCACTTATTATTAGTCACTTATTATTAGTCACTTATTATTAGTCACTTATTATTAGTCACTTATTCGATTGCTTATTATAGAAATGCACATTTTGCGGACATGTAAGCGTA is a window from the Littorina saxatilis isolate snail1 linkage group LG10, US_GU_Lsax_2.0, whole genome shotgun sequence genome containing:
- the LOC138977840 gene encoding macrophage mannose receptor 1-like; amino-acid sequence: MFQALAANYTIDDCPASIPHDRHLQVFGDTCYSFMTSHRRGFDAAERECESNLGHLVIIRDAVTQDFLYNALRHDLRYNGVVWIGLSDKVNEGQFVWVDGSPAHYTHWASGQPGILGGLDDCVGMNIQQQGQWNDYQCEGFLFISNSHVFVCEYLTVGNISIDSFDIPALGQPSTFALSPSTVVTSTSQTQTTASDLPTTTLAPSSTTEITTTIPTQTKVSTTHQTSNECPNNISHSQLLRYFGNSCYSFHISNKREFVEAERECEANGGHLVSISDIATQSFVYNTLRDELRYSGVVWIGLSDRAVEGHFQWIDGSPVRYVHWASGHPSPLGGAEDCVGMNANRQGLWEDRQCQAFGQTPANNAFVCEYPAVQPAH